GCATGCTAGAATAACTATGTATTTAAATGGTTTCATTAGGAATGTTTTATGTTGTTCAAAAATACTTAATTTCTGCAGTATTTTCTAGATTTTCAATGTAATTTAAAAGTAGATTAGTGCTATTTTTAAATAATCAGAGTTTACTAGATTCTGTAAACTCTTCTCCAGACGCTAGTGCTTGTTTAATAATGTATTAATTTTAAAATATAGTTCTTCTTTATTAATAGGTTTTATCAATATGTCATCTACCAATAATTCTTTTAAGTTTGCCGTATTCATATAAGAGTCGCCAGTGATTACCAGTATGGGCACGTCAGCATTTTTGTTCGGTATTTTCTTGATGTCTTCAACAAAATCAAATCCTGAATATTCACTTATTTGTAAATCGGTAAGTATTAAGTTAGCTTCGTTAGTTTTTAAATACGTTTTTGCCGACTCTACATCTTGAAAAGTAGTAGCTTTAAAGTGTATTTTTTCAATTAATTTTTTCAAAAGTAGCAATGTCATTGGGTCGTCATCAACTACAACCACCTCAAGGTTTTTGTCTTTAAATTGGTTTAATAACTTTGTTTTGCTGGTTTCTTGTTCTTCATTTGAGGGTTCTAGCATCAGGAAAAATGAAATTTCAGTTCCTACATTGAGTTCGCTTTTTACTGATATTTCTCCTTTAAAAAGTGAAATGATATTTTTGCATAATGTGAGTCCAAGACCTGCTCCAAAACTTATTTGCTCTTGATGGGCTTTGCTTTGGTAAAACTTATCAAAAATTTTATCTACTTCTTCAGCGGGAATTCCAGCTCCTGTGTCGGTAATTTTTACATCAAATCTATAATTTTCGCCTGTTTTTTGGAGGGCTGTAACTACTGTAATTGAACCTTTTTTAGTAAATTTTATAGCATTACCTATAATGTTGTAAAACAACTGGTGAATTTTAACATTATCTGCCCAAACACTTTCGTCTAGCTCTTTAGGGATAGTATATTTAATTTCAAGTTGCTTCAATTCAGCCAGCGCTTTTAAAGATTCTAAAATAGCACTGACCTCTGTTTTTAAGTTCATCTTGGTATTGTAAAGTAGTAATGTATTGTTTTCATTTTTAAAAAAATCCAAAATTTGACTTACTGTTATTTGCAAGGAGTTAGCAGTAAAATACAAGGAGTCAATTGGTGAGTTTAATGAAGGGTTTGTATTTGAGTTTTTAATTTTTCTAGAAAAGTTTGAAATAATATTCAATGGCGCTCTCATTTCATGACTGATCATTCCAATTAATTGATTCTTTTTGTCTAGATTAATTTCGGCATTTTGTCTTAAGTTGTTTAAATTCTTTTCAAGTATGAAAGAGTAGATGGTGTATAACAGCAATAGAAAAGTGATAATGCTCATGGCAATTAACAAGTAAAAGATAAATTGTTTCTTTTCTACTAGTTTAGAATTGTATTCCTTTATGTTCTGCAAGTATTCTATTTTATTCAACTCTTGAGCTGAACTAGAGTAAATTAAGACAATTTCTTGACTTTTTGTTAATATGCTTTTGTTAATTTTAATGAGTTCGTTGTCTTTTTCTTTGAGTGCAAAATGAACTTTTTGCAACTTTGAAACTTCGTTTTTATAATAATTCTCAGTAACCTGAAATATATTTTTCAATTGCTCTTCAAAGGAACCTGCTTTTTCTTGGTTGTTAAAAACCATTTTTATCACAGATTTTACTTCTTCTTTGTCAACATCATTTTTACCAGCAATAGCATTTCCAAGTCTGCCAAAAAAACCTTTCTTTTTTGTTACAACGGCTGTTTTTGTAGTATCGTAACTGATAGAACTTAGAACTTTTTCATAATTGTATGATTTTAATTTGAAGTTTAAATCATTTGGAGATGTTTTATTAAGATTTGAATTCATGATGGCGTCAAACTCATTACTCAGTTTGCCCATATCACTTTCTAATCCTAATTTTGATTTAATGATGGTTTTGAAAGCAACATTTTTTTGAGTCAAGTTGCTTAGCTTTTCAAGATCATTAATCATCTTTTTTATGGCTTCTTGATATTTTATATACCGTTCCGTTGAATTGGTATTTAAATATTCATTGAAGGCATTATTAGCTTCAAAATAACTTTTTATAGCTTCATTAGACAAGGTCAAAGCTTCATTGGGCTTTGCAAGAGCATCAATTGAGTTGTAAATATTATTTTGAATTTTTGTTTCAGAATACCAAAAATTAAATGCTACAATTTGCAAAGCAATGATAGAAATAAAAAGAAATATGTGGACTATTTTTCTATTTTTGATAGGAATCATTTGGTTTGATTTTGGTTCGTATTAAGTTTATAGATTAAAAATTTTATAAGACTGATGCGTAGATTTTACAATAGTCTCCGTACGGTCTGAATGTGTGTCTGTTATGAATAATTGTCCAAAAGTAGCACTATTTACCATTTCGATAATTTTACTAACCCTACTTTCATCAAGTTTGTCAAAAATATCATCAAAAAGTAAAATGGGTTTCACGCCACTTTGTTTTTTTAAAAATTCAAATTGAGCCAGTTTTAGTGCAATCAAAAATGATTTTTGCTGTCCTTGTGACCCAAATTTTTTAATGGGATGCTCGTCAATTTGAAAAACTAAATCGTCTTTATGGATGCCCACACTCGTATATTGTAGTGCTCGGTCTTTTGTAATGCTTTCTTCTAGCAAGGATAAAAAACCTTTTTGAGATAAGTGACTTTCATAGAGCAACTGTACTGTTTCCTCTGATCCAGTAATTGCTTTGTGATGAGCAATAAAAATAGGTAGAAATTGAGCTACAAAATCTTTTCGTTTTTCAAAAATCGAATTCCCTAATCCAGTTAATTGTTCATTATAGATAGAAAGGGTATCTGCATCGTAGACATGATTGAGAGCAAAATATTTAAGCAAAGCATTGCGTTGGCTTATTACCTTATTATAATGTATTAATTCCTGAAGGTAGTGCGCATCCAGTTGAGATATCACACTGTCCATAAACTTTCTTCTAGTTTCACTACCTTCAACAATCAAATCTCTAT
This portion of the Flavobacterium sp. CECT 9288 genome encodes:
- a CDS encoding hybrid sensor histidine kinase/response regulator, translated to MIPIKNRKIVHIFLFISIIALQIVAFNFWYSETKIQNNIYNSIDALAKPNEALTLSNEAIKSYFEANNAFNEYLNTNSTERYIKYQEAIKKMINDLEKLSNLTQKNVAFKTIIKSKLGLESDMGKLSNEFDAIMNSNLNKTSPNDLNFKLKSYNYEKVLSSISYDTTKTAVVTKKKGFFGRLGNAIAGKNDVDKEEVKSVIKMVFNNQEKAGSFEEQLKNIFQVTENYYKNEVSKLQKVHFALKEKDNELIKINKSILTKSQEIVLIYSSSAQELNKIEYLQNIKEYNSKLVEKKQFIFYLLIAMSIITFLLLLYTIYSFILEKNLNNLRQNAEINLDKKNQLIGMISHEMRAPLNIISNFSRKIKNSNTNPSLNSPIDSLYFTANSLQITVSQILDFFKNENNTLLLYNTKMNLKTEVSAILESLKALAELKQLEIKYTIPKELDESVWADNVKIHQLFYNIIGNAIKFTKKGSITVVTALQKTGENYRFDVKITDTGAGIPAEEVDKIFDKFYQSKAHQEQISFGAGLGLTLCKNIISLFKGEISVKSELNVGTEISFFLMLEPSNEEQETSKTKLLNQFKDKNLEVVVVDDDPMTLLLLKKLIEKIHFKATTFQDVESAKTYLKTNEANLILTDLQISEYSGFDFVEDIKKIPNKNADVPILVITGDSYMNTANLKELLVDDILIKPINKEELYFKINTLLNKH
- a CDS encoding DNA replication/repair protein RecF; amino-acid sequence: MYLKKISLFNYKNFSEASFDFDHKINCFVGKNGIGKTNVLDAIYHLSYGKSYFNPLAVQNIKHGKEFFVIDAEFEKNERVEQIVCSLKKGQKKILKRNGKNYDKFSDHIGFIPLVIISPADRDLIVEGSETRRKFMDSVISQLDAHYLQELIHYNKVISQRNALLKYFALNHVYDADTLSIYNEQLTGLGNSIFEKRKDFVAQFLPIFIAHHKAITGSEETVQLLYESHLSQKGFLSLLEESITKDRALQYTSVGIHKDDLVFQIDEHPIKKFGSQGQQKSFLIALKLAQFEFLKKQSGVKPILLFDDIFDKLDESRVSKIIEMVNSATFGQLFITDTHSDRTETIVKSTHQSYKIFNL